In Malania oleifera isolate guangnan ecotype guangnan chromosome 8, ASM2987363v1, whole genome shotgun sequence, a single window of DNA contains:
- the LOC131162462 gene encoding cytochrome P450 81C13-like, giving the protein MDMLYCYLAVFFLSGLLIFRLQHRRRRISPPSPFALPIIGHLHLIKDPLHKALETLSLRYGPILFLRFGVRPVVVISSPSAVEECFTRNDIIFANRPPTLFVDVLSYNYTSFVLAPYGHLWRCLRRLAVNEIFSTNALQKFSAIREEEVYCNLLRRLYEVSKGGNQKVELRFFFSLLTFSVSMRMISGKRCVEGEATGMEVGRQHIRELKEIFIPSASMNICDFLPILRWIGYKGLEKNMVKLHRRRDEFLQSLIDEVRQNKNVSSSLHATRETEKGKNMTMIETLLSLQEFDPDSYSDSVIKSIILIMFVAGTDTVGVTLEWAMSLLLNHPEVLEKVRAEIDSHVEDGRLIDDSDISKLPYLQCVVKETLRLYPAAPLLLPHFSSSDCTLEGYKIPRKTILLVNAWALHRDPKVWDEPTKFKPVRFEAVEGKKEGFKFVAFGVGRRACPGTGMGMRMVSLALGALIQCFEWEKVGQEVDMNCGAGPSLSKAVPLEAVCTPRKTKNLVELVPQL; this is encoded by the exons ATGGATATGTTATACTGTTATCTTGCTGTCTTCTTCTTGTCCGGTCTCCTTATTTTCCGACTTCAACATCGTCGCCGTCGAATTTCACCACCCAGTCCATTTGCACTTCCAATAATAGGCCACCTTCACCTCATTAAGGATCCCCTGCACAAAGCTTTAGAGACCCTATCACTCCGATATGGTCCCATTTTATTTCTCCGCTTTGGTGTCCGGCCAGTCGTTGTCATATCATCTCCCTCTGCTGTTGAAGAGTGCTTTACCAGGAATGACATAATATTTGCGAACCGGCCTCCAACCCTGTTTGTGGATGTTCTATCTTACAACTATACTTCCTTTGTGCTTGCTCCGTACGGTCACCTTTGGCGATGCCTTCGTCGCCTGGCCGTGAATGAAATTTTCTCCACAAATGCCCTCCAGAAATTTTCTGCAATCCGTGAAGAAGAAGTCTACTGTAACCTTCTTCGCCGACTATATGAAGTCTCAAAGGGGGGAAACCAAAAGGTCGAGTTGAGGTTTTTTTTCTCCCTCCTGACATTTAGTGTTTCTATGAGGATGATTTCCGGAAAGCGCTGTGTTGAAGGAGAGGCAACAGGCATGGAGGTAGGGAGGCAACATATCCGAGAACTCAAGGAGATTTTCATTCCAAGCGCCTCAATGAATATCTGCGATTTCTTGCCTATATTGAGGTGGATTGGTTACAAAGGATTGGAGAAGAATATGGTGAAGTTGCATAGGAGAAGAGACGAGTTCCTACAGAGTTTGATAGATGAGGTTCGACAAAATAAAAATGTTAGTTCTTCTTTGCATGCCACTCGTGAAACAGAGAAGGGAAAGAACATGACCATGATTGAAACTCTCCTGTCCCTCCAAGAATTTGATCCCGACTCCTATTCAGACAGTGTCATCAAAAGCATAATATTG ATAATGTTTGTTGCAGGAACAGATACGGTAGGTGTCACTTTGGAATGGGCAATGTCACTTCTCCTCAACCACCCAGAGGTGTTGGAGAAGGTGAGAGCAGAGATTGATAGCCATGTTGAAGATGGGCGCTTAATTGATGACTCAGACATTTCCAAGCTTCCCTATCTCCAATGTGTCGTCAAGGAGACACTTAGGTTGTACCCTGCAGCCCCGCTGCTGCTACCTCATTTTTCGTCTAGTGACTGCACCCTCGAGGGATATAAAATACCCCGGAAGACCATATTGTTAGTGAATGCGTGGGCTCTGCATAGAGATCCCAAAGTATGGGATGAGCCAACCAAGTTCAAGCCAGTGAGATTTGAAGCCGTTGAGGGGAAGAaagaaggattcaaattcgttgCTTTTGGTGTAGGGCGGAGGGCATGCCCAGGCACTGGCATGGGCATGCGGATGGTTTCACTGGCATTAGGTGCACTCATTCAGTGTTTTGAGTGGGAAAAGGTTGGACAGGAGGTGGACATGAACTGTGGCGCTGGACCATCATTGTCCAAGGCTGTGCCGTTGGAGGCTGTGTGTACTCCACGGAAGACTAAAAACTTGGTTGAACTCGTCCCTCAACTTTGA